One Alkaliphilus sp. B6464 genomic window carries:
- a CDS encoding NAD(P)H-dependent glycerol-3-phosphate dehydrogenase: MSYSKIAVLGAGSWGTALGMVLCSKGHEVNLWMRNEEQYKDMIKTGKNNKYLPNVVLPSNLNLYIDLEKAVLDADAILISVSSQSVREILKNIKPYLKGNEVIINASKGLEKDTHLRISQVACDELPNNPFVVLSGPSHAEEVSKNIPTTVVVASKDKSTAEFVQDLFITPSFRVYTNPDVIGVELGGSLKNVIAFGAGIADGLGFGDNARAALITRGISEITRLGKAMGANISTFAGLSGIGDLIVTCTSMHSRNRRAGILIGEGKGLEETLKKIGMVVEGITTTKVAYELAQQYNIEMPITSEIYSILYSNNNAKDAVSNLMCRNRTHEIEEVVDSINADW; this comes from the coding sequence ATGAGCTATTCAAAGATTGCCGTTTTAGGCGCTGGTAGTTGGGGAACTGCCCTAGGTATGGTACTTTGCAGTAAAGGACACGAAGTTAATCTATGGATGAGAAATGAAGAGCAATATAAAGATATGATAAAGACAGGTAAAAACAACAAGTACTTACCTAATGTTGTTTTACCTTCGAATTTGAACCTATATATAGATTTGGAAAAAGCTGTTTTAGATGCAGATGCTATATTAATATCTGTATCATCTCAGTCTGTTAGAGAAATTTTAAAAAATATCAAACCTTACTTAAAGGGTAATGAAGTAATTATAAATGCCTCAAAAGGATTAGAAAAAGATACTCACTTAAGGATTTCACAGGTTGCTTGTGATGAGCTACCTAATAATCCATTTGTTGTATTATCAGGGCCTTCTCACGCAGAAGAAGTTTCTAAAAATATACCTACAACTGTTGTAGTTGCTTCAAAAGATAAATCAACAGCAGAGTTTGTACAGGATTTATTTATTACACCAAGCTTTAGAGTATACACTAATCCAGACGTGATTGGAGTAGAACTTGGAGGTTCACTAAAAAATGTAATTGCATTTGGAGCAGGAATAGCAGATGGGTTAGGGTTTGGAGATAACGCAAGGGCTGCCTTAATTACTAGGGGTATTAGTGAAATTACACGATTAGGCAAAGCTATGGGAGCAAATATATCTACCTTTGCAGGACTTTCAGGTATTGGCGATCTTATCGTTACCTGTACAAGTATGCACAGTAGAAATAGGCGAGCGGGTATTTTAATTGGTGAAGGTAAAGGACTAGAGGAAACCCTTAAGAAAATAGGAATGGTTGTAGAAGGAATAACAACTACAAAAGTAGCCTATGAACTAGCACAGCAATATAATATTGAAATGCCGATTACATCAGAAATTTATAGTATTCTTTATAGTAATAATAATGCTAAAGACGCTGTATCTAATTTAATGTGCCGAAACCGTACTCATGAAATTGAAGAAGTGGTAGATAGTATAAATGCAGATTGGTAA
- the der gene encoding ribosome biogenesis GTPase Der encodes MSRPIVAVVGRPNVGKSTLFNKVAGERISIVEDKPGVTRDRIYTEVEWLNYNFTLIDTGGIEPKSEEIIPAQMRRQAELAMETADVIVFVTDGREGLTSVDRDVAEMLRKTKKPVIITLNKVDTKHQSEHFYEFYELGMGDPVEISASLGLGIGDLLDEVVKHFNTNGDDEYDEDVIKVAMIGKPNVGKSSLINRILGEDRVIVSDIAGTTRDAIDTPFTSGEDRYVLIDTAGIRRKSRIKENVEKYSIVRAIAAVQKSDVCLLVIDASEGVTEQDKKIAGYSHENGKGMIIIVNKWDIIEKDNHTMNEFIKEIRNELTYISYAPILFVSALTGQRMNKVLEEVKHVSNQNAMRIPTGSLNEVIGEAILLNQAPSDKGKRLKVFYATQASVKPPTFILFVNDKELMHFSYLRYLENKIRENFGFEGTPIRFILRQKTGRD; translated from the coding sequence ATGTCTAGACCAATTGTTGCCGTTGTTGGGCGACCAAATGTAGGTAAATCAACTTTATTTAATAAAGTTGCAGGAGAGAGAATCTCAATAGTAGAGGACAAGCCAGGTGTAACTAGAGATAGAATCTATACAGAAGTTGAATGGCTGAATTATAATTTTACTCTAATTGATACTGGAGGAATAGAGCCAAAGTCAGAAGAGATAATACCAGCTCAAATGAGAAGGCAGGCAGAACTAGCTATGGAAACTGCCGATGTAATAGTTTTTGTTACGGATGGTAGAGAAGGATTGACTTCTGTAGATCGTGATGTTGCAGAGATGCTTAGAAAAACTAAAAAGCCAGTGATAATTACACTAAATAAAGTAGATACAAAGCACCAATCCGAGCACTTCTATGAATTTTATGAGTTAGGTATGGGAGATCCAGTTGAAATATCTGCTTCCCTTGGACTTGGTATTGGTGACCTTTTAGATGAAGTTGTAAAACACTTTAATACTAATGGTGATGACGAGTATGATGAGGACGTTATTAAGGTTGCTATGATTGGTAAACCAAATGTAGGTAAATCCTCTCTTATTAATCGCATACTAGGAGAGGACAGAGTAATAGTTAGTGATATTGCAGGAACTACAAGAGATGCTATAGATACTCCATTTACTAGCGGAGAGGATCGATATGTACTTATAGATACGGCAGGTATAAGAAGAAAGAGCCGTATTAAGGAAAATGTTGAAAAATACAGTATTGTTCGTGCTATTGCAGCTGTTCAAAAATCTGATGTTTGTTTGCTTGTTATAGATGCATCTGAAGGAGTCACAGAACAGGATAAGAAGATCGCAGGATATAGTCATGAAAATGGTAAGGGTATGATTATCATTGTTAACAAGTGGGATATTATAGAAAAAGATAACCATACTATGAATGAATTTATAAAAGAAATTCGTAATGAGCTTACTTATATAAGTTATGCTCCAATTTTATTTGTTTCCGCATTAACTGGGCAAAGAATGAATAAGGTATTGGAAGAAGTAAAACATGTTTCTAACCAAAATGCTATGAGAATACCAACAGGATCTTTAAATGAGGTAATTGGAGAGGCTATATTATTAAACCAAGCGCCATCGGATAAGGGGAAAAGACTAAAAGTATTTTATGCTACTCAGGCTTCTGTAAAGCCACCTACATTTATTTTATTTGTAAATGATAAGGAACTGATGCATTTTTCATATTTAAGGTATTTAGAAAATAAGATTCGTGAAAACTTTGGCTTTGAGGGAACACCTATCCGATTTATTTTGCGTCAAAAAACAGGGAGGGATTAA
- a CDS encoding YIEGIA family protein has translation MNKYYILIVPALIMGTIARVHMMKSDYRQYPTYPKGYLTHFTLGFIAAGLGAVAIPALIEKEFAAMTFLALAAQHFRDVRSMERESLDNIEITEMVPRGTAYIEDIAKAFEARNYMATITALVTSAIIYITTLLKITKYIGIFLGVIGGLITHIYIKNLLHGEEVGDVADVKEAHISFDGPMLKINDIVIKNVGLQQTRDIFLKNGLAVEIIPKNENAIAYLSNIGQRQAIQHNAANQLGIRKDVDEPELTPIARRNAENGNIVMAITLMKPDIDALIEVVKKTPLLESSKRKPSDATVAHHIKSRDNMKRG, from the coding sequence TTGAATAAATATTATATTTTAATTGTACCAGCTTTAATAATGGGAACAATCGCAAGGGTTCATATGATGAAGTCTGACTATAGGCAGTATCCAACATATCCAAAGGGATATTTAACTCACTTTACCCTTGGATTTATCGCTGCAGGTCTAGGTGCAGTAGCTATACCTGCCCTAATTGAAAAGGAGTTTGCAGCCATGACATTTTTAGCATTGGCCGCCCAACACTTTAGAGATGTAAGAAGTATGGAAAGAGAAAGTCTTGATAATATTGAAATAACAGAGATGGTACCAAGAGGAACCGCTTATATTGAAGATATTGCCAAGGCCTTTGAAGCAAGAAATTACATGGCCACAATTACTGCTTTAGTTACTTCCGCTATAATATATATTACTACACTTTTAAAAATTACCAAGTATATAGGTATATTTTTAGGAGTTATAGGTGGATTGATAACACATATATATATAAAAAATTTATTACATGGTGAAGAAGTTGGTGATGTAGCTGATGTAAAAGAAGCACATATTTCTTTTGACGGCCCAATGCTAAAAATAAATGATATAGTAATTAAGAATGTTGGTCTACAACAAACAAGAGATATATTTTTAAAAAATGGATTAGCTGTGGAAATTATCCCCAAAAATGAAAATGCAATAGCATATTTATCTAACATTGGTCAGAGACAAGCTATACAACATAATGCAGCTAATCAGCTAGGAATACGAAAGGATGTTGATGAACCAGAGCTTACACCAATAGCAAGAAGAAACGCCGAGAATGGGAATATAGTAATGGCTATAACTTTAATGAAACCCGATATAGATGCTTTAATTGAAGTTGTAAAAAAGACTCCATTATTGGAGTCTTCAAAAAGAAAACCTTCAGATGCAACTGTTGCACACCATATAAAATCAAGAGATAATATGAAAAGGGGGTAG
- a CDS encoding capping complex subunit for YIEGIA produces the protein MEIGLKEFIIAVVTLNKDMVSPGSMTPVFYAQHEEQLIHLSSTIAKIVDGAVHDLGMGTYIIVKH, from the coding sequence ATGGAAATCGGATTAAAAGAATTTATAATTGCAGTTGTAACATTGAATAAGGATATGGTAAGCCCGGGATCTATGACTCCAGTTTTTTATGCTCAACATGAAGAACAATTAATACATTTATCATCTACAATTGCAAAGATCGTTGATGGGGCAGTACACGACCTGGGTATGGGAACATACATTATTGTAAAACATTAG
- a CDS encoding tyrosine-type recombinase/integrase, translating to MTFSINAFPKMLIDLIIQHKEDEQLRREMMGDEWVYKDKDTSEDFVFTQRNGKMVFVGTIPDWFRDFIRKHNLKYITFHGLRHTNATILISKKMNVVSIAHLLGHSSTSTTTDIYGHHIKSVEQQMADEFNEILSSGTESGTQRPNLKVVK from the coding sequence ATGACTTTTTCAATCAACGCATTCCCAAAAATGCTAATAGACTTGATTATACAACATAAAGAAGATGAACAATTAAGAAGAGAAATGATGGGAGATGAATGGGTATATAAGGATAAAGATACTTCTGAGGATTTTGTTTTTACTCAAAGAAATGGAAAAATGGTCTTTGTAGGCACTATTCCAGACTGGTTTAGAGACTTCATTAGAAAGCATAACCTGAAATACATCACATTTCACGGTTTAAGGCATACTAATGCAACTATTCTAATCAGTAAAAAAATGAATGTAGTAAGTATCGCACACTTACTAGGACATTCTAGTACCTCTACCACTACAGATATTTACGGGCATCATATTAAATCTGTTGAGCAACAAATGGCGGATGAATTTAATGAAATTCTTAGTAGTGGCACAGAAAGTGGCACACAAAGACCAAACTTGAAAGTTGTAAAATGA
- the spoIVA gene encoding stage IV sporulation protein A gives MERYDIYRDIARRTQGDIYIGVVGPVRTGKSTLIKRIMDLLVLPNIENAYKKERAKDELPQSGTGKTITTTEPKFVPNEAVELVLKENATFKLRMIDCVGYLVNGALGHQEDGKPRMVNTPWFEKQIPFEEAAEIGTRKVIKEHSTIGLVVTTDGSITDIDRQSYVEAEERVIRELKEINKPFVMILNSREPDSPATYELKIQLEEKHNVPVVIKDCAKLNMNDIHEILENVLFEFPVTEININLPGWLESIEPSHWLKSSILEAIKSAAAEVKRLRDIEVLVNSLNEVENVKKANLDTIKMGEGSALIDLITPDNLFYRVIQEKTGYEIEGDYQLIAMITELAKAKKEYDRIESALNDVMNIGYGLVPPSLDELTLEEPEMFRHGNQFGVKLRANAPSLHFIRADIATEVSPVVGTEKQSEELIKYLLEEFEQNPEKIWETNMFGKSLHDLVKEQLQNKLFMVPDDTRVKLQKTIQKIVNEGSGGLIAIIL, from the coding sequence ATGGAAAGGTACGATATTTACAGAGATATTGCTAGACGTACGCAGGGGGACATCTATATAGGCGTAGTAGGGCCTGTTAGAACTGGAAAATCTACTTTGATAAAACGAATTATGGACTTGTTAGTATTACCAAATATAGAAAATGCCTATAAGAAAGAAAGAGCAAAGGATGAGCTACCACAAAGTGGAACAGGTAAAACTATTACTACTACAGAACCAAAATTTGTACCAAACGAGGCAGTGGAGCTTGTTTTAAAGGAAAATGCTACATTTAAGCTCAGAATGATTGACTGTGTAGGATACTTAGTAAATGGTGCTTTAGGTCATCAAGAGGATGGGAAACCTAGAATGGTAAACACTCCTTGGTTTGAAAAGCAAATTCCTTTTGAAGAAGCTGCCGAAATTGGCACAAGAAAGGTAATCAAAGAGCATTCAACAATCGGATTAGTTGTAACTACAGACGGATCTATTACTGATATTGATAGACAAAGTTATGTTGAGGCTGAAGAAAGAGTTATCAGAGAACTCAAGGAAATTAATAAGCCATTCGTAATGATTCTAAATAGCCGAGAACCTGATAGCCCAGCTACATATGAGTTAAAGATTCAATTGGAAGAAAAGCATAATGTGCCTGTTGTTATAAAGGACTGTGCTAAGCTTAATATGAATGATATCCATGAGATATTAGAAAATGTATTGTTCGAGTTTCCAGTTACAGAAATTAATATTAATCTACCTGGCTGGTTAGAAAGTATCGAACCTAGCCATTGGTTAAAGAGTTCAATATTAGAAGCTATAAAATCTGCAGCAGCAGAAGTAAAAAGACTAAGAGATATCGAAGTATTAGTAAATAGTTTAAATGAAGTAGAAAATGTTAAAAAAGCTAATTTAGATACAATAAAAATGGGGGAAGGATCTGCATTAATAGACCTTATTACCCCAGATAATTTATTTTATAGAGTGATACAAGAGAAAACTGGATATGAAATAGAAGGAGATTACCAGCTAATTGCTATGATTACGGAGCTTGCAAAAGCCAAAAAGGAATATGATCGAATAGAAAGCGCATTAAACGATGTAATGAATATTGGATACGGATTGGTTCCGCCTTCTTTAGATGAATTGACATTGGAGGAACCAGAGATGTTCCGTCATGGTAATCAGTTTGGTGTAAAACTTAGAGCAAATGCACCGTCACTTCACTTTATTAGAGCAGATATAGCTACAGAAGTTTCGCCTGTAGTAGGTACTGAAAAACAAAGTGAGGAGTTAATAAAATATTTATTAGAGGAATTTGAGCAAAATCCAGAAAAAATTTGGGAAACAAATATGTTCGGTAAGTCATTGCATGATTTAGTAAAAGAGCAGTTACAAAATAAATTATTTATGGTACCGGATGATACTAGAGTCAAACTCCAAAAAACTATTCAAAAAATTGTTAACGAAGGTAGTGGCGGGCTAATAGCTATAATACTATAA
- the plsY gene encoding glycerol-3-phosphate 1-O-acyltransferase PlsY, translated as MWGNLLLILIAYFIGNFSTSYFIGKLFAKIDIRDHGSGNAGSTNVLRTLGIKAAACTFLGDLFKGVLAVYLGNKFGGETLALACGISVVIGHNWPVLLRFKGGKGIATTIGVVLIIKPFVALICVSIGVVILYKYKYVSLASIVAISLLPFTIVIYGINYLLFGLILALLAIYRHRENIKRLLAGNERKIGEKSRVK; from the coding sequence ATGTGGGGCAATCTATTACTTATTTTAATTGCCTATTTTATCGGAAACTTTTCAACATCTTATTTTATAGGAAAACTATTTGCTAAAATTGATATTAGAGATCATGGTAGCGGCAATGCAGGATCCACCAATGTACTTAGAACACTAGGCATAAAGGCCGCTGCTTGTACATTTTTAGGAGATTTATTTAAGGGAGTTTTAGCTGTTTATTTAGGTAATAAATTTGGTGGAGAAACTTTAGCATTGGCTTGTGGTATATCCGTAGTTATAGGCCATAATTGGCCCGTGCTTTTAAGATTTAAAGGCGGAAAAGGGATTGCAACAACTATTGGGGTTGTTCTAATTATTAAACCCTTTGTAGCACTTATTTGTGTTTCTATAGGAGTTGTTATATTATATAAATACAAATACGTTTCTTTAGCTTCTATTGTTGCGATTAGCCTTTTACCTTTTACTATAGTTATATATGGAATAAATTATTTATTATTTGGACTAATTCTAGCTTTATTAGCCATATATAGACACCGTGAAAATATAAAAAGGCTTTTAGCGGGTAATGAAAGAAAAATAGGAGAAAAATCAAGGGTGAAATAA
- a CDS encoding DUF512 domain-containing protein, giving the protein MREIGLKNIISKVYSGSIAEEVGIQVGDELLKINSHEIEDIIEYKYYLADEYLEVEILKTDGEHWIVEIDKEYDEDLGIEFENPIIDQAKSCRNKCVFCFIDQLPPNMRQSLYFKDDDSRLSFLQGNYITLTNMSEEDINKIIKYRISPINISVHTTNGELRKKMLNNRFAGNILNILTRLAENNIEMNCQIVLCPDLNDREELDNTIKDLGNLSYSIGSVAVVPVGLTAYREGLYKMDPFNKETASYTIGQVQKWQKKFKSSIGRNFVHVSDEFYVLADIDFPNYESYEGFPQLENGVGMSTKFKYEFYQYLRRLPIALKTPKHITVATGTAAYKLIKTMCDDLTEKIGNLKVEVICVENKFFGGHVSVSGLITGQDIYNTLKDKYLGDKLLIPESMMKAEEEIFLDDYTVTLLEEKLGVPIQVCEVEGKKFIQRVLNLRMK; this is encoded by the coding sequence TTGAGAGAAATAGGTTTAAAAAATATTATTAGTAAAGTGTATTCTGGAAGTATAGCAGAAGAGGTTGGTATACAAGTAGGAGACGAGCTACTTAAAATAAATAGCCATGAAATAGAGGATATTATTGAGTATAAATATTATTTAGCAGATGAGTATTTAGAAGTGGAAATTTTAAAAACCGATGGAGAGCATTGGATTGTAGAGATTGATAAAGAGTACGATGAGGATCTAGGTATAGAGTTTGAAAACCCTATTATAGATCAGGCTAAAAGTTGTAGAAACAAATGTGTATTTTGTTTTATAGATCAATTGCCTCCTAATATGCGCCAAAGTCTTTATTTTAAGGATGATGATTCTAGGTTATCATTTTTACAAGGAAATTATATTACCTTAACTAATATGAGTGAGGAAGATATAAATAAAATTATTAAGTATCGTATTAGTCCTATTAATATATCCGTACATACAACTAATGGTGAGCTTAGAAAGAAGATGCTTAACAATCGATTTGCTGGCAATATATTAAATATATTAACAAGACTCGCAGAAAACAATATTGAGATGAATTGTCAAATTGTGCTTTGTCCCGATTTAAATGATAGAGAAGAACTGGATAATACAATTAAAGATTTAGGTAACCTTAGCTATAGTATAGGTAGTGTAGCTGTTGTGCCTGTAGGTTTAACTGCCTATAGAGAAGGATTATATAAGATGGATCCGTTTAATAAAGAAACGGCGTCCTACACTATAGGTCAAGTGCAGAAATGGCAGAAGAAATTTAAAAGTTCTATTGGTCGTAATTTTGTTCATGTTTCAGATGAGTTTTATGTTCTGGCTGATATAGACTTCCCTAACTACGAAAGCTATGAAGGTTTTCCACAATTAGAAAATGGGGTAGGAATGTCAACCAAATTTAAATATGAGTTTTATCAATATTTAAGAAGATTGCCAATTGCACTTAAAACGCCTAAGCATATTACAGTAGCTACAGGTACTGCTGCATACAAATTAATTAAAACAATGTGCGATGATTTGACAGAAAAAATAGGGAATTTAAAAGTAGAAGTAATTTGCGTAGAAAATAAATTTTTTGGTGGACATGTTTCTGTAAGTGGCTTAATTACTGGACAAGATATATATAATACTTTAAAAGATAAATATTTAGGCGATAAATTACTTATTCCAGAGTCTATGATGAAAGCAGAGGAAGAAATATTTTTAGATGATTATACTGTTACACTATTAGAAGAAAAGCTCGGAGTACCTATTCAAGTATGTGAAGTTGAAGGTAAAAAGTTTATACAAAGAGTATTAAATTTAAGAATGAAATAA
- a CDS encoding DUF3189 family protein: MMKIIYTCYGGAHSSIVASAIHMGYLPVDRIPTKEEILNIPYYDQSPKEFRGTPIYIGTDEKLREIYALGMGPYRREYTEIAYNFAFQLSNDVKKNIQIINVIPLLSFSVKIGGFLSRRVGLIKLGRPLTVAGIQKRYNLFIELVEDVKKRC; encoded by the coding sequence ATGATGAAAATAATATATACTTGTTATGGTGGTGCTCATTCTTCGATTGTAGCATCTGCAATACACATGGGATATTTACCAGTAGATCGTATACCTACTAAGGAAGAAATATTAAATATTCCCTATTATGATCAGTCGCCAAAAGAATTTAGGGGTACACCTATTTATATTGGTACAGATGAAAAATTAAGAGAAATATATGCCTTAGGGATGGGACCTTACCGCAGAGAATATACAGAAATAGCCTATAACTTTGCATTTCAGCTTAGCAACGATGTGAAAAAAAATATTCAAATAATAAATGTTATTCCGTTATTAAGTTTTTCTGTGAAGATAGGAGGGTTTTTGTCTAGAAGAGTAGGGTTAATTAAACTAGGAAGACCATTAACTGTAGCAGGAATACAGAAAAGGTATAATCTTTTTATAGAATTAGTAGAGGATGTTAAAAAAAGATGTTAA
- a CDS encoding DUF1614 domain-containing protein codes for MSGGMILLVVVAVLTLMGLGHRVLDRLRLSDKAALAILIAIVVSTIFIPDIDITNRVSINIGGFVIPMGLAIYLFIKAETGKEKARSIIGALAAGVAIYLVQRYLLPAEPEKLPIDPNYVYPIVGAIIAYALGRSRRGAFIAGVVGVVISDLIQLILNNINNIPAPTRFGGAGGVDTTVITGILAVLIAEIVGETREKLQGGTEKKRLHFDKGHFVSSLGENEKRIEIKTDETRGDKDEEK; via the coding sequence ATGTCTGGAGGAATGATTTTACTAGTAGTTGTAGCAGTACTCACTTTAATGGGATTAGGGCATAGAGTACTTGATAGGCTAAGACTGAGTGATAAAGCAGCGCTTGCTATACTTATAGCAATAGTTGTATCAACGATTTTTATTCCCGATATTGATATAACGAATAGAGTGTCTATTAATATTGGCGGATTTGTGATACCTATGGGATTAGCTATTTATCTATTTATTAAAGCAGAAACAGGAAAAGAAAAGGCAAGATCAATTATTGGTGCATTAGCAGCAGGGGTCGCTATTTATTTAGTACAGAGATACCTACTTCCTGCTGAGCCAGAGAAACTACCCATAGATCCTAACTATGTTTATCCTATTGTAGGCGCTATAATAGCTTATGCATTGGGAAGATCTAGGAGAGGTGCATTTATTGCTGGGGTAGTTGGAGTTGTAATTAGTGATTTGATTCAGCTTATTTTGAATAATATTAATAACATACCTGCACCGACACGCTTCGGTGGAGCTGGTGGTGTAGATACAACAGTTATTACAGGTATATTGGCCGTACTTATTGCAGAAATAGTAGGAGAAACTAGAGAAAAGCTACAAGGAGGAACAGAAAAAAAACGCTTACATTTTGATAAAGGACATTTCGTCAGCTCACTAGGTGAAAATGAAAAGAGAATTGAAATAAAAACAGATGAGACCAGAGGTGATAAGGATGAAGAAAAGTAG
- the spoIIP gene encoding stage II sporulation protein P, which produces MKKSRFFCILLVLITLMAQIAVADDWYSKESGYYRVYDSNTNELLFKTAREVTKNDQYLSGDNKMYKITKVNKKTNIAYAKFVEDVSLPEIDEEAFANIKLALDQKIDISAILTQAEQGDKSKRKVGIYASHTAESYEPSDGTESIVGAGGVLKVAEKLKEGFEGNGVSAIFDNTPHDPHDAGAYKRSRRTALQLIRQHQPTALVDVHRDAVPAEEYLTEINGDPTSKVRLVVGRRNQNFKANEEMAMKVKAVADKMHPGLIKDIFYAKGDYNQDLTPRAMLLEMGTYKHTRERAEKSAGYISEVITTALFGGTFKEEKTNVVKEVKPSQSTGQSNKGSGAGILGVLAVIVIGGVGFMFLSSGGTEWKSKISNFGQEFTNFLGRSKNKK; this is translated from the coding sequence ATGAAGAAAAGTAGATTTTTTTGTATATTATTAGTATTAATTACATTGATGGCACAAATAGCAGTAGCTGATGATTGGTATAGTAAAGAATCAGGATATTACAGAGTATATGATTCTAATACTAATGAACTATTATTCAAAACTGCTAGAGAAGTTACAAAGAATGACCAATATTTAAGTGGTGATAACAAAATGTATAAGATAACTAAGGTAAATAAGAAAACTAATATTGCTTATGCAAAGTTTGTAGAAGATGTTTCATTACCAGAAATAGATGAAGAAGCTTTTGCTAATATAAAGCTGGCACTAGATCAAAAAATAGATATAAGTGCAATATTGACACAGGCAGAACAAGGCGATAAAAGTAAAAGAAAAGTAGGAATATATGCAAGCCACACTGCTGAATCCTATGAACCCTCTGATGGAACTGAAAGTATAGTCGGTGCTGGTGGTGTACTTAAAGTAGCAGAAAAGTTAAAAGAAGGGTTTGAAGGCAATGGAGTAAGTGCAATATTTGATAATACACCTCATGACCCCCACGACGCAGGAGCCTATAAAAGATCACGTAGAACTGCGCTGCAATTAATAAGACAGCACCAACCTACTGCATTAGTTGACGTGCACAGGGACGCAGTACCTGCAGAAGAATACTTAACAGAAATTAATGGAGACCCTACTTCAAAGGTAAGGTTAGTTGTTGGAAGAAGGAATCAAAATTTTAAGGCCAATGAGGAAATGGCAATGAAGGTAAAGGCAGTAGCAGATAAGATGCATCCAGGTTTAATTAAGGATATTTTCTATGCAAAAGGCGACTATAATCAAGATTTGACACCTAGGGCCATGCTTTTAGAAATGGGTACCTATAAACATACAAGAGAAAGAGCTGAAAAGTCTGCTGGATATATATCAGAAGTAATTACAACCGCACTATTTGGTGGTACATTTAAGGAAGAAAAGACAAATGTGGTAAAGGAAGTAAAACCGTCTCAATCCACTGGACAAAGCAATAAAGGATCAGGAGCGGGAATATTAGGTGTTTTAGCTGTAATTGTAATTGGAGGAGTAGGGTTTATGTTTTTAAGTAGTGGAGGTACAGAATGGAAGTCTAAGATATCTAATTTCGGCCAAGAATTTACAAACTTTTTAGGAAGAAGCAAAAATAAAAAGTAG
- a CDS encoding DUF3189 family protein: protein MKIIYIYKTNPYAAITAAYVHLKLNIPENPRNIQNNYSKEGYFYYLGLDEGLNEVYLLYISKNSYILKNLLNGFANIYDEEVVIIDLDNK, encoded by the coding sequence ATGAAAATTATATATATATATAAGACAAATCCATATGCAGCTATTACAGCTGCATATGTGCATTTAAAATTAAATATCCCTGAAAATCCTAGAAATATTCAAAATAACTATAGTAAAGAAGGATATTTTTATTACTTAGGTTTGGATGAAGGGTTAAATGAAGTATATTTACTTTATATCAGTAAAAATAGTTATATTTTAAAAAATCTTTTAAATGGCTTTGCAAATATATATGATGAAGAAGTGGTAATTATAGATTTAGATAACAAATAA